A genomic stretch from Desulfurococcaceae archaeon MEX13E-LK6-19 includes:
- a CDS encoding HDIG domain-containing protein has translation MISRSEALDLLKKNLRDEKMVKHCLAVEAIMRAVARRLGENEELWGLIGLLHDIDYDIVNRDLKRHGLEAMKILEGILPREAIEAIAAHNEHNGFKPTIPGVEKIVHALRAADHLSGLIIATALVMPHKKIEEIKLKSLKKKYRSKDFAKNIDRNRIKEIEELGISLDEFMEIGLNALKEIAGELGL, from the coding sequence TTGATTAGCAGGAGTGAAGCTCTTGACCTACTCAAGAAGAATCTACGTGACGAGAAAATGGTAAAGCATTGCCTGGCCGTCGAGGCTATAATGAGGGCTGTAGCGAGGCGGCTTGGCGAGAACGAGGAGCTATGGGGTCTAATAGGGCTTCTCCACGATATAGACTACGATATAGTTAACAGGGATCTCAAACGGCATGGACTCGAGGCAATGAAGATCCTTGAGGGGATACTGCCGAGAGAAGCCATCGAGGCTATTGCAGCACACAATGAGCACAACGGGTTCAAGCCAACAATACCAGGCGTAGAAAAGATAGTTCACGCACTACGTGCAGCAGACCACTTGTCCGGACTCATAATAGCTACAGCACTAGTAATGCCACATAAGAAGATCGAGGAGATAAAACTCAAGTCACTCAAGAAGAAATACAGGTCAAAAGACTTCGCCAAAAACATAGATAGAAACAGGATCAAGGAGATAGAAGAACTAGGCATAAGCCTCGACGAATTCATGGAAATAGGGCTAAATGCACTAAAAGAAATAGCAGGAGAATTAGGGCTATAG
- a CDS encoding NAD(P)/FAD-dependent oxidoreductase, which translates to MGKTRVLIIGAGITGLSIARVLSMYENLDVVVVEKEPDVGWGATKANTAIIHPCHEEDPDKHPLRAKLCLEGHDLWYKWTKELDIPVKWPGELIVATNDEEASALKHYLSLGMRNGVAGVRIVDKEELAALEPNVNPNAIAGLWAPTAGQMSPWEAAVALAENSVSNGARILFETEVKRVVVREKKVVGVETNNGFIEADMVINAAGIHADEISRSAGIDEFTIFPRRGEYVIYDEDVDIKVKRIVHTAPTPKTKGVYVTTTLEGNLLIGPTAEDLPIDAKEEKSTTRNGIKYILEAAKKILKTIPPRTKIIRMFAGLRPEPSTGSFIIKFYEEPWGFINVAGIRSPGLTAAPAIAYYVRDMIAERTSLVEKRKWNPIRRGIKRISRMNQDEKARIVKENPRYGRIICLCKEVSEAEIIEAIKRMKAIGVKTITLDGIKFRTHAMFGRCQGSFCRLRIALLISREQDIPLWKVSFKGSGSEYGVGEVKEVFKEV; encoded by the coding sequence ACTGATAATTGGCGCTGGGATTACTGGTCTCTCCATAGCACGTGTTCTCAGTATGTATGAGAATCTTGACGTGGTTGTTGTCGAGAAAGAACCTGATGTTGGGTGGGGTGCTACCAAGGCTAATACAGCTATAATCCATCCATGCCATGAAGAAGACCCCGACAAGCATCCACTCAGAGCAAAACTATGCTTGGAGGGGCATGACCTCTGGTATAAGTGGACTAAAGAACTCGATATACCCGTGAAGTGGCCTGGGGAACTCATAGTCGCGACAAACGATGAAGAGGCTAGTGCTCTTAAACACTATCTAAGCCTTGGTATGAGAAACGGTGTAGCTGGCGTAAGAATTGTTGACAAAGAAGAGCTTGCCGCTCTAGAGCCGAACGTGAACCCTAATGCTATAGCTGGCTTGTGGGCGCCTACAGCCGGACAGATGAGTCCTTGGGAGGCAGCTGTTGCTCTCGCTGAAAACAGTGTATCCAATGGTGCCAGAATCCTCTTTGAGACAGAGGTAAAACGTGTTGTTGTCAGGGAGAAGAAGGTTGTTGGTGTAGAGACTAATAATGGTTTCATCGAAGCAGACATGGTTATCAATGCCGCTGGCATCCATGCAGACGAGATCTCTAGGTCTGCTGGTATAGACGAGTTCACTATTTTCCCGAGGAGAGGAGAATACGTTATCTACGATGAAGATGTCGACATCAAGGTTAAACGGATCGTACACACGGCACCGACACCCAAAACCAAGGGAGTCTATGTCACCACAACACTTGAAGGGAACCTGCTGATAGGCCCTACGGCCGAGGACCTGCCCATTGATGCCAAGGAGGAAAAGTCTACTACAAGAAATGGGATCAAGTACATACTAGAAGCCGCCAAGAAGATCCTTAAGACTATTCCTCCAAGGACAAAAATCATCAGGATGTTCGCTGGCTTGAGACCAGAGCCCTCCACGGGAAGCTTCATCATAAAATTCTATGAAGAGCCATGGGGCTTCATAAACGTGGCTGGGATAAGGTCTCCTGGATTAACAGCAGCACCGGCAATAGCCTATTATGTAAGAGACATGATTGCCGAGAGAACTAGTCTCGTGGAAAAGAGGAAATGGAACCCGATAAGAAGAGGGATCAAAAGAATCAGTAGAATGAACCAGGATGAGAAAGCCAGAATCGTTAAGGAAAACCCCAGGTACGGTAGGATCATTTGCTTGTGCAAGGAGGTGTCGGAAGCAGAGATCATTGAGGCGATAAAACGTATGAAAGCCATTGGGGTCAAGACTATTACTCTTGACGGGATAAAGTTTAGGACACATGCTATGTTCGGTAGATGCCAGGGATCGTTCTGTAGACTGAGAATAGCCCTCTTGATATCAAGAGAACAAGACATACCTCTGTGGAAAGTCAGCTTCAAGGGATCCGGGAGCGAGTACGGTGTCGGTGAGGTGAAAGAGGTTTTCAAGGAGGTGTAA
- a CDS encoding MATE family efflux transporter — protein MGDRSLTREVLKISWPMLISELSESLYSIADTYFVSSLGTTALAAVGVGSYLSWLFFVVVALFSTGVIVYVSQSYGAGELSKARRALGEAIVYGVLTTSLVAIVVHYNSSWLVSLIAGPNPGVVAVGASYLATRILGLPVLVAAVSMDSSLRAIGATKYSMVVVLSSTFLNIVLDPLFIFGLYGFPRMGVVGAAVATVISIVYMVPLELFFLKKTGIPPAITVNIRFLREGFIYRIVRIGAPTALERAVFAIGNNAYIAFIARCGEVALAAHQIGIRIESFIYMPGFAFSVAASALVGQRIGAGNIDEAKRIGWEAARIATIIMAVLGVFLAATSYYLVLPFSPTADVAQLASIYLILAGLSEPGLALVMTLSGGIRGGGNTLVPMMLNVTGLYLFRVLPAAFLVNIYGAVGAWTAMFIDVYLRGIIFLIVYRRFFRRLVKRVV, from the coding sequence ATGGGTGATAGGAGTCTAACTAGAGAGGTACTGAAGATCTCGTGGCCAATGCTGATAAGCGAGCTCAGCGAGAGCTTGTACTCTATAGCCGACACTTATTTTGTATCCAGCCTTGGAACCACTGCTTTAGCCGCTGTTGGTGTTGGCAGCTACTTGTCGTGGCTTTTCTTCGTCGTGGTTGCATTGTTCTCGACTGGAGTCATAGTCTACGTCTCCCAGAGCTATGGTGCAGGCGAATTGTCTAAAGCAAGGCGTGCTCTAGGCGAAGCCATAGTCTATGGTGTTTTAACTACATCACTTGTAGCTATAGTAGTACACTATAATTCATCGTGGCTTGTGAGCCTCATAGCCGGGCCTAATCCGGGAGTTGTCGCTGTTGGAGCCAGTTATCTTGCTACGAGAATCCTTGGGCTCCCAGTTCTCGTGGCAGCAGTATCAATGGATTCATCTCTCAGGGCAATTGGTGCTACGAAGTATTCCATGGTGGTTGTTCTCAGCAGCACGTTCTTGAACATAGTGCTTGACCCGTTGTTCATATTCGGGCTCTATGGGTTTCCTCGAATGGGTGTTGTTGGTGCCGCTGTGGCTACTGTAATATCCATAGTCTACATGGTCCCACTGGAACTGTTCTTCCTCAAGAAAACAGGTATTCCCCCGGCAATAACAGTCAATATACGCTTCTTAAGAGAGGGTTTCATCTATAGGATTGTGAGGATAGGTGCTCCAACGGCTCTCGAGAGAGCTGTTTTCGCGATCGGTAACAACGCGTACATAGCTTTCATAGCTAGATGCGGTGAAGTAGCGCTTGCCGCTCACCAGATCGGTATTCGTATTGAGAGCTTCATCTACATGCCTGGCTTCGCTTTCTCGGTAGCAGCCTCAGCTCTTGTTGGGCAACGGATAGGAGCTGGTAACATAGATGAAGCCAAGAGGATCGGGTGGGAAGCAGCAAGGATAGCAACAATAATCATGGCCGTACTAGGGGTGTTTCTCGCAGCAACATCGTATTACCTCGTGCTGCCATTCTCCCCTACAGCAGATGTGGCTCAACTAGCATCCATATACCTTATACTAGCTGGTTTAAGCGAGCCGGGACTAGCACTGGTAATGACGCTAAGTGGTGGTATACGTGGCGGTGGAAACACCTTGGTGCCAATGATGTTGAACGTGACCGGGCTTTATCTCTTCCGTGTACTGCCTGCAGCATTCCTAGTAAACATCTATGGAGCGGTAGGTGCGTGGACAGCAATGTTCATCGATGTGTATCTCCGCGGCATAATCTTCCTGATCGTGTACCGGAGGTTCTTCAGGAGACTCGTCAAAAGAGTAGTGTAG
- a CDS encoding glycerophosphodiester phosphodiesterase — protein MASLVLGHRGYPMKYPENTIASFLAAVLYGADGVELDVWLSSDGVPVVIHDRSTGRVAGVDVDVKKTSVGELKKLHLGLGQTIPSLEEVFRALPYDTLVAIEIKDVDAVEPVYELVKKYNLFDRVFIISFIEEALKRMRSLDPKIKLGLNIDSLEKAQRAIELARELNLYSINPPIQGIEVVGVNVFKNYLKTVKSIGCRVMLWTVNDPKVLADLTELYDVVITDNVETLVKTIRSIE, from the coding sequence ATGGCTTCTCTTGTACTGGGACATAGAGGCTACCCCATGAAGTATCCTGAGAACACTATTGCCTCGTTTCTTGCTGCAGTACTATACGGGGCTGATGGTGTTGAGCTTGACGTATGGCTTTCAAGTGATGGCGTCCCTGTTGTAATCCATGATAGAAGTACTGGTAGGGTTGCTGGAGTAGATGTTGATGTCAAGAAGACTAGTGTCGGAGAGCTTAAGAAACTCCATCTAGGTCTTGGACAGACTATTCCTTCTCTCGAAGAAGTCTTTAGGGCATTGCCATATGATACTCTTGTTGCCATCGAGATAAAAGATGTTGATGCTGTTGAGCCTGTGTACGAGTTGGTTAAGAAGTATAACTTGTTTGATAGAGTTTTTATCATAAGTTTTATCGAGGAAGCGCTAAAGAGAATGCGCAGTCTTGACCCAAAGATTAAACTTGGCTTAAACATTGATAGTCTAGAGAAAGCACAGAGAGCTATTGAGCTAGCACGTGAACTCAATCTCTACAGTATAAACCCACCTATCCAAGGCATAGAAGTTGTTGGCGTGAACGTCTTCAAGAACTACTTGAAGACCGTGAAGAGTATTGGCTGTAGAGTAATGCTGTGGACAGTCAATGACCCCAAGGTGCTCGCCGACCTAACTGAACTATACGATGTCGTGATAACAGACAACGTGGAGACTCTAGTAAAGACTATAAGGTCTATTGAATAA
- a CDS encoding MFS transporter: protein MIAAIVDTLWKEGLIPGTKEDWRVYAGLLRTIPQIIGLALSFLWGVLADKIGRRKVLAVLGVMMGLSLLAVATARSYIELMIYFTIFGIAITGIGPVIYAFIADVVPSEKRGSGYAVYYASSVLGMAIGLVIAGILLTWRYAYLTTGLAVLVFAIPLYVISRGVTIGYAEKKEVGKYGLRKALKALAIPTVLIIILQIIAWTIPWGMLSLWAVNYFEVKWGVSKKSASLVVSIAVLSIALGHVIGGTLSDRRVKKGDILARVKIPIIGIIIGYAAMVAMLTYPYPYGKEDLLTLLPPAILALCGMMFTTFAYPNINSVISDVVKPEIRGTVFSVYNVLNTIGWAVGPVIYALLSKYFMDIGFEEKQALMYSAVLIVSLWIISLIAWIILAKTYPRDKARAEQQ, encoded by the coding sequence ATGATAGCAGCTATTGTTGACACGCTATGGAAAGAGGGACTTATCCCTGGTACAAAAGAGGACTGGAGAGTATACGCAGGGCTCCTCAGGACTATACCACAGATAATAGGTCTAGCCCTCTCGTTCCTTTGGGGAGTACTTGCCGACAAGATAGGGCGTAGGAAGGTACTTGCAGTACTAGGAGTCATGATGGGGCTGTCGCTTCTAGCAGTAGCAACAGCCAGATCATACATCGAGCTAATGATATACTTCACGATATTCGGTATAGCAATAACAGGAATAGGCCCAGTGATCTACGCGTTCATAGCAGACGTAGTACCATCAGAGAAGAGGGGCTCCGGCTACGCTGTCTACTATGCTTCAAGCGTCCTCGGCATGGCTATAGGCCTTGTTATCGCCGGCATACTACTGACATGGAGATACGCCTACCTGACAACAGGTCTTGCCGTCCTCGTCTTCGCGATACCCTTGTACGTCATATCACGTGGAGTAACAATAGGGTATGCTGAGAAGAAAGAAGTAGGCAAGTACGGTCTCAGGAAAGCATTGAAAGCACTAGCGATACCAACAGTACTCATTATAATACTCCAGATAATAGCATGGACTATACCATGGGGTATGCTGAGCCTATGGGCTGTAAATTACTTCGAGGTTAAGTGGGGCGTAAGCAAGAAGTCTGCATCACTAGTTGTATCCATAGCAGTACTATCAATAGCTCTTGGACACGTTATAGGCGGAACACTTAGTGACAGAAGAGTAAAGAAAGGCGACATACTGGCTAGAGTAAAGATACCAATCATAGGCATCATAATAGGCTACGCTGCAATGGTCGCCATGCTAACATACCCCTACCCCTATGGTAAAGAAGACTTGTTAACACTATTACCGCCAGCAATACTAGCACTATGTGGAATGATGTTCACTACATTCGCTTACCCGAACATAAACTCCGTTATAAGCGATGTAGTCAAACCAGAGATCCGTGGAACAGTCTTCTCAGTATACAATGTGCTCAACACTATAGGATGGGCCGTGGGACCAGTAATATACGCATTGCTCTCGAAATACTTCATGGACATAGGATTTGAGGAAAAACAAGCACTAATGTACTCAGCTGTACTAATAGTCTCGCTATGGATAATAAGTCTCATAGCATGGATTATACTAGCGAAAACATATCCAAGAGATAAAGCTAGAGCAGAACAACAATAA
- a CDS encoding alpha/beta fold hydrolase codes for MIDQTILIYLVVSLTALVILIALLLVGLAKAAANKLVRPPRKVLDWKPSDLGFNYEDAEVTTDDGVKLKGWIIPRGSDKTVIVLHGYTSSKWDEDYIKPVIEILARNNFNVVAFDFRAHGASEGEITTLGYREVDDVRKIIDWLQENKPELAKSIGVIGYSMGGAVSLMLASKDSRVKAVVADSPYINIITSGRRWIKRLKPPLRNLLLSVYSLIVKYTSKKANINVKDLVILNYADKIKQPVFIIAGRKDDLVALHEIEEFYKKLREHNENVELWVVDTGHVAAIKDYPKEYEEKVVGFFKRWL; via the coding sequence TTGATCGACCAAACTATTCTCATCTACTTAGTAGTCTCTTTGACAGCTCTAGTCATTCTAATAGCGCTACTACTAGTAGGGCTAGCGAAAGCAGCTGCCAACAAGTTAGTGAGACCTCCGAGGAAAGTGCTCGACTGGAAGCCAAGCGACCTCGGTTTCAACTATGAAGACGCTGAAGTGACTACAGATGATGGGGTGAAGCTCAAGGGATGGATTATTCCACGCGGCAGCGATAAGACAGTGATAGTACTCCACGGCTATACGTCAAGTAAATGGGATGAAGACTACATAAAGCCTGTCATAGAGATCTTGGCTAGGAACAACTTCAATGTAGTAGCATTCGATTTTAGAGCACATGGTGCAAGCGAAGGAGAGATCACTACGCTAGGATACAGAGAAGTAGATGATGTAAGAAAGATTATTGACTGGCTTCAGGAAAACAAACCCGAGCTAGCCAAGAGCATTGGTGTTATAGGGTACTCTATGGGTGGAGCAGTATCACTAATGCTTGCCTCCAAAGACAGTAGAGTCAAAGCTGTTGTCGCCGATAGCCCCTATATTAATATCATCACTTCTGGACGCCGGTGGATCAAGAGGCTAAAGCCTCCACTAAGGAACTTATTGCTTTCGGTGTACTCGCTGATAGTAAAATATACTTCCAAGAAAGCAAACATAAATGTAAAAGACTTGGTAATCCTTAATTACGCCGACAAGATTAAGCAGCCAGTATTCATTATAGCCGGCAGGAAAGACGATCTAGTTGCACTACATGAGATCGAAGAGTTCTACAAGAAACTCAGAGAACATAACGAAAACGTTGAACTATGGGTTGTTGATACAGGGCATGTCGCGGCAATAAAGGATTACCCGAAGGAGTACGAAGAAAAAGTCGTTGGCTTCTTCAAGAGGTGGCTCTAA
- a CDS encoding GNAT family N-acetyltransferase, with the protein MSARRRLYDLDYNLWRNIMELYSRNPLEHVYLLYDLIYEIDNTDVYFSIDNNRINGYVLVWHGPNVNGVHLWGNVSNLVEFIPFEKNTIIHVYNRENLDLVEKLLESKNIVFKTMYYLDMLVSEKEFTPYHPEKAVKLDPENKHHVREFVELKKIQGRIIDYTSAQALLSRTRYYGVFVDTKLVSIACCYLRTNEVWIIGDVYTHPEYRGHGYAKIVTSAMTRDAIVSGAKALLHVAENNEPAIRVYTRIGYRKVMKKPWIFIESS; encoded by the coding sequence ATGAGTGCACGTAGGCGTCTATACGACCTTGATTACAACTTGTGGCGAAACATTATGGAACTCTACTCGAGAAACCCATTGGAACATGTCTATCTTCTATACGACCTTATCTACGAGATTGATAACACGGATGTATACTTCAGCATTGATAATAACAGGATCAATGGGTACGTGCTTGTCTGGCATGGGCCAAATGTTAATGGCGTTCATTTATGGGGAAACGTCAGTAATCTAGTGGAGTTCATACCCTTTGAAAAGAACACAATTATCCATGTATACAATAGAGAGAATCTAGACCTAGTAGAGAAACTCCTTGAGTCAAAGAATATTGTTTTCAAGACAATGTACTATCTTGATATGCTTGTCTCAGAGAAAGAATTCACGCCTTATCATCCAGAGAAAGCTGTCAAGCTCGATCCAGAGAATAAGCACCATGTTAGAGAGTTTGTGGAGCTCAAGAAAATCCAGGGCAGAATTATTGATTACACCAGTGCTCAAGCATTACTATCTAGGACAAGATACTATGGAGTATTTGTCGACACCAAACTTGTTTCCATAGCTTGCTGCTACTTGAGAACAAACGAGGTCTGGATTATAGGCGATGTTTATACTCATCCAGAATACCGTGGACACGGCTACGCGAAAATAGTCACATCGGCTATGACAAGAGACGCCATAGTATCCGGCGCCAAGGCCTTACTCCATGTTGCGGAGAACAACGAGCCCGCGATAAGAGTTTATACAAGAATAGGCTATAGGAAGGTAATGAAGAAGCCATGGATTTTCATAGAATCTAGTTGA
- a CDS encoding FAD-dependent oxidoreductase, whose translation MAGLVYDVVVIGGGPAGLAAAIKTTEYGLKTLVLEQGEKLGGITLQCIHPGFGIHYFKEDLTGPEFIYRFIKKIESLGVEYYTNAYVESIEYRSIMEKKISVIMPGRVLDITTKTIIYTTGARERHRYEINIPGANVSGVYTAGEAQAMMDLWGVMPGKRVVIVGSGDVGLIMARRFALEGARVEAVIEILPYPGGLTRNIVQCLKDYNIPLYLSHAVVEIKGRKRVEKVVVAKVNENLEPIPGTEREIECDTVVIAAGLIPQVRLLEKLGVPIDPATRGPIVNDYLETSIPGIFVAGNALVINDFVDYAVEQGEQAADGARLFIENKGIHTRKWRRIVKGRNIRLAVPHYVSGDKDVVLYARVKWPEDNVWFRIPETGRKLFMPKVRPAEMIRYVLAKDDILKTTDKITLEVSGQ comes from the coding sequence ATGGCCGGGCTTGTCTACGACGTAGTCGTTATAGGTGGTGGTCCAGCTGGTTTAGCAGCGGCAATAAAGACTACGGAGTATGGTCTCAAGACTCTTGTGCTTGAACAGGGAGAGAAGCTAGGCGGGATAACGCTACAGTGTATACACCCGGGTTTCGGAATCCATTACTTCAAGGAGGATCTTACTGGGCCAGAGTTCATTTATAGGTTCATCAAGAAGATCGAGTCTCTTGGCGTGGAGTACTATACGAACGCCTATGTTGAGTCCATAGAGTATCGTAGCATCATGGAGAAAAAGATCTCGGTCATAATGCCGGGTAGAGTACTCGATATCACTACAAAGACTATAATCTACACCACGGGTGCAAGAGAGAGGCATAGATACGAGATCAATATACCTGGAGCTAATGTCAGCGGCGTCTATACGGCTGGAGAAGCACAGGCAATGATGGACCTATGGGGTGTTATGCCCGGCAAGAGAGTAGTCATAGTGGGCTCTGGAGACGTAGGATTGATTATGGCCAGACGCTTCGCCCTCGAGGGAGCTAGAGTCGAGGCTGTAATAGAGATCCTGCCTTACCCCGGTGGTTTAACCAGGAATATAGTACAGTGCTTGAAAGACTATAACATACCATTGTATCTCAGCCACGCTGTAGTAGAGATAAAGGGACGTAAACGCGTCGAGAAAGTAGTCGTGGCAAAAGTCAACGAGAACCTAGAGCCAATACCAGGAACCGAGAGAGAAATTGAATGCGATACAGTGGTCATAGCGGCTGGGCTCATACCACAGGTTAGGCTTCTCGAGAAACTAGGCGTACCAATAGACCCGGCTACACGTGGACCCATAGTCAACGACTACCTTGAGACCAGTATACCCGGGATATTCGTTGCAGGCAACGCACTGGTGATAAACGATTTTGTTGACTACGCTGTAGAACAGGGAGAACAGGCAGCTGATGGAGCTCGTTTATTCATAGAAAACAAGGGTATACACACCAGGAAATGGAGGAGAATAGTCAAAGGCAGGAACATAAGGCTCGCCGTCCCACACTATGTTAGTGGAGACAAGGACGTCGTATTATACGCTAGAGTCAAGTGGCCAGAAGACAATGTATGGTTTAGAATCCCGGAGACTGGTAGGAAGCTGTTCATGCCTAAGGTAAGACCCGCCGAAATGATCAGGTATGTCTTAGCTAAAGACGATATCCTCAAGACTACCGACAAGATAACCCTGGAGGTCTCCGGGCAATGA
- a CDS encoding DUF1667 domain-containing protein — MTRVVRKVLCIVCPRGCEVKVVIEGGEIKSIEGNACPRGAEYAVTEVRSPKRVLMSVVKCRDGDLPVVSVKTDKPIPKDKLLEVSKYLANIEVKAPVEIGDIIVENVLGLGANIVATRPCRKQK, encoded by the coding sequence ATGACTCGGGTTGTGAGGAAAGTATTGTGTATAGTTTGTCCTCGTGGCTGCGAAGTCAAGGTAGTGATCGAGGGTGGAGAGATAAAGTCTATTGAAGGCAATGCTTGTCCTCGTGGAGCAGAGTACGCTGTAACGGAAGTCAGGTCACCAAAAAGAGTGTTGATGAGTGTTGTTAAGTGCAGAGACGGCGACTTACCTGTTGTCTCTGTGAAAACAGATAAACCCATACCGAAAGACAAGTTGCTCGAGGTCTCGAAGTATCTAGCCAACATAGAGGTAAAAGCTCCTGTCGAAATAGGCGATATTATTGTGGAGAATGTTCTTGGTCTCGGAGCAAATATTGTTGCAACAAGACCGTGTAGGAAACAAAAGTAG